In Pseudomonas fakonensis, one DNA window encodes the following:
- a CDS encoding metal ABC transporter solute-binding protein, Zn/Mn family — protein sequence MTPMLKRLTLTLALAGLPALAQAADTQVLTTLALTHSLASALLQGTQVQLTRAAPANLPATRQPSYFSGRGGASLHKAALKADAVIGVRSIWRDDPLYPMARRSNIRIVEIDAARPVDGALPGIAVKDDEAFAAYPWLNPSNLGRMADVLANDLERLSPAEKPKIQANLATLKRQMLELTASSQTQLAEVDNLSVVSLSERLGYLASGLNLDVVEQPLPADDQWDEAALKALTDNLKGQDVALVLHHRQPDAKVAEAIAAGGAKLLVVESDPEDTVAGLKASVEQVVKALSQG from the coding sequence ATGACCCCGATGCTCAAACGCCTCACCTTGACCCTGGCTTTGGCTGGCCTGCCAGCACTGGCCCAGGCAGCCGACACCCAGGTGCTGACCACCCTGGCGCTGACCCACAGCCTGGCCAGCGCGCTGCTGCAGGGCACCCAGGTGCAACTGACCCGCGCCGCCCCGGCCAACCTGCCCGCCACGCGCCAGCCGTCGTATTTCAGCGGCCGCGGCGGCGCCAGCCTGCACAAGGCGGCGCTCAAGGCCGATGCGGTGATCGGCGTGCGCTCGATCTGGCGCGACGACCCGCTGTACCCCATGGCCCGGCGCAGCAATATCCGCATTGTCGAGATCGACGCCGCGCGCCCGGTGGATGGCGCGCTGCCGGGCATCGCGGTCAAGGATGACGAGGCGTTCGCCGCCTACCCCTGGCTCAACCCGAGCAACCTTGGGCGCATGGCCGATGTGCTGGCCAACGACCTGGAGCGCCTGTCGCCTGCTGAAAAGCCGAAGATCCAGGCCAACCTGGCCACGCTCAAACGCCAGATGCTGGAGCTGACCGCCAGCAGCCAGACGCAACTGGCCGAGGTCGACAACCTCAGCGTGGTGAGCCTGTCCGAGCGCCTGGGCTACCTGGCCAGCGGGCTGAACCTGGATGTGGTGGAGCAGCCGTTGCCGGCCGATGACCAGTGGGATGAGGCGGCGCTCAAAGCGCTGACCGACAACCTCAAGGGCCAGGATGTGGCGCTGGTGCTGCACCACCGTCAGCCTGATGCGAAGGTGGCCGAAGCCATTGCTGCTGGCGGGGCGAAGCTGCTGGTGGTGGAGAGCGACCCGGAGGATACCGTGGCCGGGCTCAAGGCGAGTGTCGAGCAGGTAGTGAAGGCGTTGAGCCAGGGCTGA
- a CDS encoding metal ABC transporter ATP-binding protein, whose translation MTAAANFVSSHGPRIEFEGIDLTLGRTRILENVRFSVAPGSVHAIVGPNGGGKSSLIKTLLGQMPHQGQLTLHWPGEREVIGYVPQALEFDRGLPMTVDDFMAAMCQRRPAFLGLSRRVRPDIDAALARVGMLDKRKRRMGALSGGERQRVLLAQGLIPEPQLLVLDEPMSALDEAGIQVFEQLLHSWRQAGTTVLWIEHDLEAVLRLADRVTGLSRQVLFDAPPAEALTPERLLGLFSVHPRSESLA comes from the coding sequence GTGACCGCCGCCGCCAACTTCGTCAGCAGCCACGGGCCGCGCATCGAGTTCGAGGGCATCGACTTGACCCTGGGGCGCACGCGCATCCTGGAAAACGTGCGCTTCAGCGTCGCCCCCGGCAGCGTGCACGCCATCGTCGGCCCCAACGGCGGCGGCAAGAGCTCGCTGATCAAGACCTTGCTCGGGCAGATGCCGCACCAGGGCCAGTTGACCCTGCATTGGCCGGGTGAGCGCGAGGTGATCGGCTACGTGCCCCAGGCGCTGGAATTCGACCGTGGCCTGCCAATGACCGTGGACGACTTCATGGCCGCCATGTGCCAGCGCCGCCCGGCGTTTCTCGGGCTGTCGCGTCGCGTGCGCCCGGACATCGACGCAGCGCTGGCGCGGGTCGGCATGCTGGACAAACGCAAGCGGCGCATGGGTGCGCTGTCGGGTGGCGAGCGCCAGCGCGTGCTGCTGGCCCAGGGGCTGATCCCCGAGCCGCAACTGCTGGTGCTGGACGAGCCGATGTCGGCGCTGGACGAGGCCGGTATCCAGGTCTTCGAGCAGTTGCTGCACAGCTGGCGCCAGGCCGGCACCACGGTGCTGTGGATCGAGCACGACCTTGAAGCAGTGCTGCGCCTGGCCGACCGGGTCACCGGGCTGAGCCGCCAGGTGCTGTTCGATGCCCCGCCAGCCGAAGCCCTGACCCCCGAGCGCCTGCTCGGGTTGTTTTCCGTCCACCCGCGCAGCGAGAGCCTTGCCTGA
- a CDS encoding metal ABC transporter permease, whose protein sequence is MNYDAFREMVQQWASAGYLPEALAYGFVVNALLAGLMIGPVLGGLGTLVVVKRFAFFSEAVGHAALTGVAIGILLGEPYTGPYGSLFGYCLLFGILLNYLRNRTGLSPDTLIGVFLSVSLALGASLLLMLAGKINVHILENVLFGSVLTVSGQDLLVLGIVAVLVLALAVPLYNRIMLASFNPQLAAVRGVAVKTLDYLFVVLVTLVTVAAVKVIGAILVGALLVIPAAAARLVSQSLKGFFFVSVVIATLSTLLGILLPIVFDLPVPSGAAIILVAGMCFALAALARALVPRLQGNPA, encoded by the coding sequence ATGAATTACGACGCTTTCCGCGAAATGGTCCAGCAATGGGCCAGCGCGGGTTACCTGCCCGAGGCGCTGGCCTACGGTTTTGTGGTCAACGCCCTGCTGGCGGGCCTGATGATCGGCCCGGTGCTGGGCGGTTTGGGCACCTTGGTGGTGGTCAAGCGCTTTGCGTTCTTTTCCGAAGCCGTGGGCCATGCCGCACTGACCGGCGTGGCCATCGGCATCTTGCTGGGTGAGCCCTACACCGGCCCCTACGGCAGCCTGTTCGGTTATTGCCTGCTGTTCGGCATCTTGCTCAACTACCTGCGCAACCGCACCGGGCTTTCGCCGGATACGCTGATCGGGGTGTTCCTGTCGGTGTCGTTGGCCCTGGGCGCCAGCCTGTTGCTGATGCTGGCCGGCAAGATCAACGTGCATATTCTGGAGAACGTGCTGTTCGGCTCGGTGCTGACCGTCAGCGGCCAGGACCTGCTGGTGCTGGGTATCGTAGCCGTGCTGGTGCTGGCCCTGGCCGTGCCGCTGTACAACCGCATCATGCTGGCCAGCTTCAACCCGCAGCTGGCAGCAGTGCGCGGGGTAGCGGTGAAGACCCTGGACTACCTGTTCGTGGTGCTGGTGACCCTGGTGACCGTGGCGGCGGTGAAGGTGATCGGGGCGATCCTGGTGGGCGCCCTGCTGGTGATTCCAGCCGCTGCGGCGCGCCTGGTGAGCCAGTCGCTCAAAGGGTTTTTCTTCGTCTCGGTGGTGATTGCCACCCTGAGCACCCTGCTCGGCATTTTGCTGCCGATCGTTTTCGACCTGCCGGTGCCTTCGGGCGCGGCGATCATTCTGGTGGCCGGCATGTGCTTCGCCCTCGCCGCCCTGGCCCGCGCCCTCGTACCCCGCCTGCAAGGAAACCCGGCATGA
- a CDS encoding DUF1615 domain-containing protein, with protein MNGRFAALAVATLGLLQGCVGHREEAPEADPAKVRAQLLRLLPAQVKDREGWAEDIQVAFQAQGLAPSKGNLCAVLAVTEQESTFNADPQVPNLGRIAREEIDRRAARLHIPKLLVDGALQTPSSNGKSYQQRLQAVRSEKQLSALYDEVIGRLPLGRTLLDGLNPVHTGGPMQVSIDFAEQHSKGYPYDYQGTVRQEVFSRRGGMYFGIAHLLGYPTHYDRPLYRFADFNAGWYASRNAAFQAALSRVTGAALALDGDLIAPGALMPGKTETAARTLGPKLGLRNPQIRSQLEKEGSLALEETDLYQGVFRLAEAKAGKALPRAVLPGIELKSPKITRKLTTAWFAGRVDERYQRCMKR; from the coding sequence ATGAATGGGCGGTTTGCAGCGTTGGCTGTGGCAACTCTGGGCCTGCTTCAGGGCTGTGTCGGGCACCGCGAGGAGGCGCCCGAGGCGGACCCTGCCAAGGTCCGCGCCCAGTTGCTGCGCCTGCTGCCGGCGCAGGTCAAGGACCGCGAGGGCTGGGCCGAGGACATCCAGGTGGCGTTCCAGGCCCAGGGCCTGGCCCCGAGCAAGGGCAACCTGTGCGCCGTGCTGGCGGTGACCGAGCAGGAGTCCACCTTCAACGCCGACCCGCAGGTACCCAACCTGGGGCGCATCGCCCGTGAAGAGATCGATCGCCGCGCCGCGCGCCTGCACATCCCGAAACTGCTGGTGGACGGCGCCCTGCAAACCCCGTCGAGCAACGGCAAGAGCTACCAGCAACGGCTGCAGGCGGTGCGCAGCGAGAAACAGCTCAGTGCCCTGTACGACGAGGTGATCGGCCGCCTGCCATTGGGCCGCACGCTACTGGACGGGCTCAACCCGGTGCACACCGGCGGGCCGATGCAGGTGAGCATCGACTTTGCCGAGCAGCACAGCAAAGGCTACCCCTACGACTACCAAGGCACGGTGCGCCAGGAGGTGTTCAGCCGCCGTGGCGGGATGTACTTCGGCATCGCCCACTTGCTGGGTTACCCCACCCACTATGACCGCCCGCTGTACCGCTTCGCCGACTTCAATGCCGGCTGGTACGCCAGCCGTAACGCGGCGTTCCAGGCCGCCCTGAGCCGCGTGACCGGTGCAGCGCTGGCGCTGGACGGCGACCTGATCGCCCCCGGCGCGCTGATGCCGGGCAAGACTGAAACCGCCGCGCGCACGCTGGGGCCGAAGCTGGGCTTGCGCAACCCGCAGATTCGTTCGCAGCTGGAGAAGGAGGGCAGCCTGGCCCTGGAGGAGACCGACCTGTACCAAGGCGTGTTCCGCCTGGCCGAAGCCAAGGCCGGTAAAGCGTTGCCAAGGGCAGTGCTGCCCGGTATCGAGCTGAAGAGCCCGAAGATTACCCGCAAGCTGACCACGGCGTGGTTTGCAGGCAGGGTGGATGAGCGCTACCAGCGCTGCATGAAGCGCTGA